AAACTGCCCTAAAGCTCGTGGATTTTTGTCCGCCTGTTTAAATTCACCATCTCAGTATCCCAAGTTTACAATCTAAACTGGCAGGATTTGATTTCACTATGATTTGTTATTCAAacgtttattattttatatttttcgtGCTTCGCGGACAATGGGAAAGCTCTGAGAGGCGACTTACCCTCCAGCGCTCTCCCCGAAGGTATGAGTCACACAGTGCAGGCCTCTCCGAGATCTAACACAAGGTCAGGTGGAAAAGCTGCTTACGCAGTGAAAATGCCAGGTTATCGGGGCGAggctgtttaaaatgtaaccGAATAACTGCAGAAATGGCATCGTACTTTCACAGAGAAGCAAAGAATCCCCCTTTGACCAGCCAGGCTTAACCCTTCGGTGCTAGTGAAGGGGAAGAGAGTGGGCTTTTGAAAAGGACAGTGCTGTACGTGTACTGATGGATTgatttctgtctctctcccccaggTGACTGGTGCTATGAATCCAATAACACCACCTGTGCAGGTAAATCTGtattattgtactttgtattgctcttatattttagacaagggcgtctgctaataaataaataataataataataatgaatcggCTCCTATGATCTGTGTTCACATTGATTTGCCCTTCCACCCCGTCCTCATGTTGACCTGTCCTTGTTCAGCTTTTAGTTTATCACTCACCTGAAACTCGGGAGAAGCTCGTTGTAGCTGCTGTCTCGAGCCGGTCTGAGTCCTGTGTTTCCGCCCGCATGCGTCCCCGAGTGTGACTCTGACCTTGTCTTGTTTCAGACCCCAGCCAATGGCACGTAGCCTATCCCAAATGTGCGGGGAACCACCAATCGCCAGTCGACGTCGTTACCAAGGAGACCCACTACAAATCCAGCCTGAAGCCGTTTACCTTTGAAGGTTACGATCGGGCCCTCAATGTGACGGTCAAGAACCTTGGCCATGCTGGTGAGCCTGTGcatgttatatttattgacttgTTTACCATCATATTATTGGTCATTGGGCACAATGTAAAGGCTCCTGCAGTATAACTTTATCTGAGACAAGATCATGCCCTCGTTGGTTTGGTAAACACTGGCTGTGATGCTGTAATGTTGGGTCCAGTGTCACCTTACTATGTGCCAAGGACACGCAAATCCGGTTCCTGTCACTCAGCCGTATTGATCCCGTCTGGGCCCTGTAGGGGAAGACGGCGGGTGCTTTAATCCAAAATGACGGACATGGGTTCCCACTTTCAGAGCGgctgtcttgtttgtttcactggAGCACTCAGAGCTCTGACTCTGAGCTCCTCGGGTCAAGGGCACAGCCGCAGCTTCTCCGCCTGCGATGGCGACCCACTGTCCGCCAGTTCCCGTCCCAAACTGCCGTACAGCCTTCAGGGCTGCgctgacagacagacatgcaGGGGGACTGGATTGGACAGGAACGGGTTGCACCGTCCCTCAGTGATCTGGGCTGCGGCGTTGACCCCCTGCCTCTCCGTCTCTTTCCCCTCTCAGCACGCTTTGATCTTCCCGAGTCAGGGAAGGTCGCGGTCCAGGGAGGGGACATGACCGGGAGCTACAAAGCTGTACAGTTCCACCTGCACTGGGGCGCGGATGCGGGGCCTGGCGCGGAGCACACCTTCGACGGAGAGAGATACCCCATGGAGGTCAGGCAAGGCCACACACGGCCAAAAGAATGGTTTTGAATGGCCTGCTGACAGCATTGCATTGAGAAGACTTGTGATAATACTATTCTTGGTGTTTAGCTTCCCCACCCCctcaccttctctctctctctctctctctctctctctccttctcgcAGCTCCATATTGTGCATGTGAAGGAGAAGTATCGCACTTTGAAAGACGCCATGCATGACTCTGCTGGTGTCGTGGTGCTGGCATTCTTCTTTGAGGTAAGCCGGTTCTGGAGGACGCTGACTCACGGGCTCAGGAAATGTTTGTGTCGACACCCTCAGTCTCTCTTACAAAACCTGGCATTGCAAACAGCTCCCGGGGGCTGTGTGTCCTGACGCTGCACAATCTCTTCTCCGTTtgggagggaaagagaaaacGCAATTTTTTTGACCGACTGGACTTGGCTTAGTTTCTCTctgaccaataataataataatagtaataataataatactctgcATTGATGTAGTATCCCTCCTCTTTGCCTCCAGAAATCCTCAAATGACAATTCTCACTATGATGTGCTGATTGGGGCCCTGGGCAGAGTGCGCAACACCAGTAAGTGGactgatgtgtgtttgtgtgtgtgtgttgaggtcTTCTAAAGAAGGGTTTCACGTCAGGAGTATTCAGCCCAGCCCCATTTCCACACAATTTGCAGAAGAACCGACTCGAAAACATTTCctgaatacatatatacagacaggtaacaattaaaggaaaaaccaacatagtgtctcagtaaggtgttgggccaccacaagctcccagaacagcttcaatgctcttggcacagattctatgagtctctggactctactggagggatgaacaccattcttccaaaagatattccctcatttgggtttttgatgatggtggtggagagcgctgtctaacacgtcagtccagaatctcccataggtgttcaactgggttgagatctggtgactgcgaaggccatagcatatgattcacatcattttcatactcatcacaccattcagtgaccctcgtgtcctgtggatgggggcattgtcatcctggaagagaccactcccatcaggacagaaatgtttcactataggataaaggtgatcactcagaataactctgtaatgatttgcagtgacccttccttctaaggggacaagtggacccaaaccatgccaggaaaatgccccccaacagcataacagagcctccggaccccctcactgtaggggtccagcagtcaggcctgtaccgttctcttggtgttgcctcagtagccagttgagcatctgtgtgactgaagctcctgccattcgtgccccaataatgacccctctttcacagtcacttagatcctttcctcttgccatcttgatccagaatctaggtcaactgggcctgatcagcatttgtatacatgccacagaaaaTGATAGgatgttatttgtttaattgtatcatgcagtacacctgtttgaagtcatctgcattcgttatgttcttccacacatttattcaggtttttcctttaatttgtcacctgtctgtatatacataaacaGGAACCACGGAAATCAGTGCATTATAAAGGAAGTACGTTGTGAACAgtagaataatgaaaatgctgccAACATCATTCTTTAAAATCAGGGGCGTAGGTTTAGTTCCAGAAGTGATATCGTAGACGGAATGATCAGTTATGTTTTGGTGACATTTTGCTTTTGAGATTTCCTTCAGTATTTTAGTTTCCTAATCTAATCCTAAACTTCTGCCCTGGTTCTGATCTCCGTTCAGATTCCAACACCACCGTCTCATCCCTGCGCTTGGAcagcctcctcccccagcccgAGGCGCTGGCCAGGTACTACTACTATACCGGGTCCCTGACCACACCTGAGTGTGACGAGGTGGTGACCTGGGCCTTGTTTCAGGAGCCCATTCTGATCAGCGCCACCCAGGTAGGCCTGCAGGGGACGCCCCCACACCTGTGCCACCGCCACACCTGTGCCACCCCCGACCGCAGCTCTCGTTACTCACTGCTGGTGTGTGATGGGGGCAAGCCAAGCCAACGATACCACAGGCGCTTAGTCTCCAGCCAACAGCTTTAATCTCTCCGCCTTCCATTCCAGACCCAAACACAACCTGTACCACAATCCACATCCTGATAATAGGTTTTTaatcacccccccccacccttagTCAAACGATCAAACAGATGATGATAGTTCTGCACCTGAAGCCACTTTGACATTGGGAATCCAGTGTAGGCAGTgatcagcacagacacactctctctctcaaacatgaatagacacacacacaaagggctGGTAAACAAATATGGCTTTATGTCTGTTGTGCACAATTAAGGTTTTCAATGGGCCGAGAACCGGAGGCAGGCTTTTCTGTCCTGAATAAACatcagcggggggggggggggggtgggtgtgTGGATGTCTATTGGTTTCCTGTCCGAGCAGCGCTGAGTCGACGCACTTCACTCTTGAGCGGACAGCAGAACTACACAGGTCACGAGTGAGAGACACCACGCTGGGGGCGGGGGCGGGACACGAGAGCATCACCTGCGGGGGTCCGAGGGTCATAATAATCAGAGGGGGCCGACGTCAAGGTGTACCAGAGGGCCAGAGCCAGTACCCCCCACTGCTGGTCTGACACTCATTCAGAGAAACAACCCATAGACGTTCCTATGATATATAACCCACTCtctctatataaataaatatgtgatCCATTTACTTTTTTAGCGCATTTGTTTTTATCAAACTGAAACGCCAGGCAGCCCTGACCCCTGCCTTCTCTGTGTCCCCCAGCTCACCACCATCTCCCAGAAGCTGCTGACCGAAACCGGGGCGCCCATGAAGAACATATTCAGACCCATGCAGCCTCTGAACGACCGCACCGTGTTCAGGTCTCGTGCCGCCGCGCTGCTGCACCGCACCCCCGCTCTCTGGCTGGGCCTGCTGTGTGTCGGCGGCCGGGCCTGGCTGCCCGAGTAGGTCCATCGGTGCCTcatctccctccccaccccggGACCCCAGCGCACCTCTACAGGGCAACCCGCCAAACCCAGGGTTCGAAGGATTGACTAACAAATCAGCGAGAGTAAATATCTCCTAGTCCAATCTTTGCAATAGCAGAGACAATTTCTAATCagaaaagacaaataaatataaataaaaacgtcCCGTTCCGTCTTCAAATGCTGAGGTGTAGACTGGGTGGGCTGGGGGGCGGAGGCAGGCTGTCGAGGGCCAGCAGGTCTTTGTGAACCCGGGTCCTGGGAGCGGAGATGCGTTGACAGGCGTGCGGACACGGGTGGGAGAATGAGCTTTGCTTTACCACGGTGGCCACGGCAGGTTTCCTGTGACAGCAGCCATGTAGTTATTTCATCGACTGTGCTGTAGAGGAGCACGGGGAGTACGTTAGCTCACATGGGACCAAAACTTGCAGTGGCTTCCAGTAATAAAGCCAACTGTTACCTACAGTTACCTGcgctaaagaaaaagaaaaatagaaaagaaagcTAATCCTGCTACTGAGAACTGATAGTTGTCATTGAGATCTGGAATCAAATCTCCCCGTTTTAATCCAGGCCCGAATCCGTGGCCGATTGAAAAGTGCCTTTAACTGCAGCAGACTGGCAGTGCTGACCACTGACACAGTATGGTTATAGTAGAGTGTAGTGTCTGGTTGTAACACAAATGCCATCCGTGCGTTAGCCGGGGACATCAATCATTCATAGACCTCAACGCACAGGGCAGGTGGGGGTTCACAGGGAACGGGGTGCAACACCAGCATTCTTGAGTGTGTGTTTCGctgatgtatttattcatggttgtatttaattatatttatttttagtgacCTGGACTgcgactgtacaatgcaatttgaaattattcttgGAGAGCAGTTTGGGTTTGGGTTGGAGGTGTCGATTTCAACAGCCGTCCGGCAAAATTCTGTcactatttaaatatgtatcttcttcttcttccctaTGGTGGTTTGTTTATGGAGattacatgaaaaaaataaacatttaatgaaAAAGTCTGTCTGTTTCATCTTGGTTTGAGTCTCGGTGAACATGTTTGTGCCGCCATGGACTGGTTCGGCTGCAGGGGCAGCAGCAACTGACTTTATTGCGATCTCTGAGCGGAGCCTCTAAT
This sequence is a window from Amia ocellicauda isolate fAmiCal2 chromosome 22, fAmiCal2.hap1, whole genome shotgun sequence. Protein-coding genes within it:
- the ca4c gene encoding carbonic anhydrase IV c, with the translated sequence MSSALSLAVLLWTAAPAAGDWCYESNNTTCADPSQWHVAYPKCAGNHQSPVDVVTKETHYKSSLKPFTFEGYDRALNVTVKNLGHAARFDLPESGKVAVQGGDMTGSYKAVQFHLHWGADAGPGAEHTFDGERYPMELHIVHVKEKYRTLKDAMHDSAGVVVLAFFFEKSSNDNSHYDVLIGALGRVRNTNSNTTVSSLRLDSLLPQPEALARYYYYTGSLTTPECDEVVTWALFQEPILISATQLTTISQKLLTETGAPMKNIFRPMQPLNDRTVFRSRAAALLHRTPALWLGLLCVGGRAWLPE